A section of the Leptotrichia buccalis C-1013-b genome encodes:
- a CDS encoding autotransporter outer membrane beta-barrel domain-containing protein, with product MATIIRVVYNFMNYLNYFIFTNNGNIKLNGSNNLGIHFTSGISHTQHPISIFKLNNPIIIEGKNSRGFKFDKLSRGRLFEATIDGNSEKSFFNVELYGQSNTGMQIGNGTTAQSGLIEFKNFKLKSIDGIKNTLLRINKQNGIKFSKDGDNEELTIEGGDGNIGLNVQASTGMVNEGVITIKESANGESKNATGIVSSAGSEVENKGKMTVSGDRVRALFTTKNGKIENHAKIVFDGNTTESTKGSTGMYANQGGIIESDETTKIKVSKPKSVGLFAENRGDNASYLNTSKIEISKAEITATNGAFNIFANKGGEVKLKNDIILTTGKDSLTFYTAYTPFNPGGKIIFENDVTANIKNQGTVFYYDLNNAPVGTFNFSSWYGNNFVNNSGSKLKLNMEEGSRLLFLANGNLVLSGIPTNLSSSGPIEITGTGYIPAAMVNSNLELDQDVNLDDSTDSYNKLEILSSSITNSKVMTGTQNRQLAIGQENNNNRPASKVKLINNNKIILTGEESTGIYAKRGEILNNGDISIGKNSVGLYLTEDNRGASDAGKAYNNGLITLGEGSSGMLYRADTTGAYSSLTGGLYNNKKIISSSKNTIGMNFESPLGSKEVVNGTTGEIELTGENAVGIFALGTGNYNIKNFGKITVSSAASANSPTMAIYTNNKNSVIENTGSITGGDKSLGIYGYSINTQNTSNISIGKAGTGIYSLGGNLNLKGKLTIGTDEAKGVLITGDNQTVNNDLSVINLDDNSFAFINTGNNNQIISNTPNVSLKNKNIFLYSEKSTGNIINNTKIKTTGNQNYAIYTAGTASNKAELDLRQGTGNVGTYSMGGQLVDNFSIIKVGESKVKEKLYSIGMAAGYYDKDNDVSVYTGKIENTNTGKIEVTGKHGIGMYAVGNGSVAINNGEIHLSGKNSIGMFLDQEAVGINNGLITATAEAIGATGAVVTNRAVFKNYGTIRILPKAGVGVLVKRDGVLEEYSSPSATVPQEGSSNITAEVRILRPKLPKTGKEISDGSVEIISPAGDQIPEIKINGRTVNPVELDIDTNSSATKLITEGNSVTQITDPENNDQNTNRPISKIGMYIDTSGIKFTNPIQGLNYLSEETEVDLILGTEASKYTNSKAIKIKENILEPYNNTIFSNPQIKKWNIYSGSLTWVGTVQTDVDGEQLKSVYLAKIPYTSFAKNKDVYNFSDGLEQRYNMNALGSREKELFNKLNNIGKNEKTLLAQAFDEMMGHQYANIQQRLYETGNLIDKEIFNLFKEWDTKSKQSNKIKTFGIRDEYKTNTAGIIDYTSNAYGVAYIHEDEEVKMGNSSGWYAGAITNKFKFKDIGKSKENQTMLKFGLFKTISPKIDHNGALQWTISGDISAGVNNMKRKFLIVDNIFEAKSTYHSYGTAVKNELSYNIRMSQRTHLRPYGALKMEYGKFNDIKEKTGQMRLEVKGNDYFSVKPEIGMEFKYIQPLKVKTNLSVGLTASYENEIGKLQDKNQARVGYTRAGKYNLEKEKEDKRGNGKINLNIGVENTKFGVTVNTGYETKGKNIQGGIGFRAIY from the coding sequence ATGGCAACGATCATTCGTGTGGTTTATAACTTTATGAATTATTTGAATTATTTTATTTTTACAAATAATGGAAATATAAAACTAAATGGATCAAATAATCTTGGTATACATTTTACATCTGGAATCTCACATACTCAACATCCAATTTCTATATTTAAATTAAATAATCCAATTATTATAGAAGGTAAAAATTCTAGAGGATTTAAATTTGATAAATTATCTAGAGGAAGATTATTTGAAGCAACTATTGATGGAAATTCAGAAAAATCATTCTTTAATGTTGAATTATATGGACAATCTAATACTGGTATGCAAATTGGAAATGGAACTACTGCTCAAAGTGGATTAATAGAATTTAAAAACTTTAAATTGAAATCTATTGACGGTATAAAAAATACACTTTTAAGAATTAATAAGCAAAATGGCATTAAATTTTCAAAAGATGGTGATAACGAAGAATTAACAATAGAAGGTGGAGATGGAAATATTGGACTTAATGTTCAGGCAAGTACTGGAATGGTTAATGAAGGTGTAATTACAATTAAGGAAAGTGCAAACGGAGAGAGTAAAAATGCCACTGGAATTGTAAGTTCTGCTGGAAGTGAAGTTGAAAATAAAGGGAAAATGACTGTTTCTGGAGACAGAGTAAGGGCATTGTTTACAACAAAAAATGGAAAAATTGAAAATCATGCAAAAATTGTGTTTGATGGAAATACTACTGAAAGCACTAAAGGTTCGACTGGAATGTATGCAAATCAGGGCGGTATAATTGAATCTGATGAAACTACAAAAATTAAAGTTTCAAAACCTAAGTCAGTAGGTCTGTTTGCTGAAAATAGAGGAGATAATGCCAGCTACTTAAACACTTCAAAGATAGAGATATCTAAGGCAGAAATTACAGCAACTAATGGTGCTTTTAATATTTTTGCAAATAAAGGTGGGGAAGTAAAATTAAAAAATGATATTATATTAACCACAGGGAAAGATTCTCTTACATTCTACACAGCATACACTCCATTTAATCCTGGTGGAAAAATTATTTTTGAAAACGATGTAACGGCAAACATAAAAAATCAAGGAACAGTATTCTATTACGACTTGAATAATGCACCAGTTGGAACTTTTAACTTTTCTTCATGGTATGGAAACAACTTTGTGAATAATAGTGGAAGCAAGTTAAAATTAAATATGGAAGAAGGCTCAAGACTCCTATTCTTAGCAAATGGAAACCTAGTCCTGTCTGGAATTCCAACAAACCTGTCATCATCTGGTCCAATTGAAATTACAGGAACTGGCTATATTCCTGCAGCAATGGTAAACAGTAATTTGGAATTGGATCAGGATGTCAATCTGGACGATAGTACAGACTCTTACAATAAACTGGAAATTCTTAGTTCTTCCATTACGAATTCCAAAGTTATGACAGGAACTCAAAATAGACAGCTAGCTATTGGTCAGGAAAATAACAACAACAGACCAGCTTCCAAAGTAAAATTGATAAATAACAATAAAATCATTTTAACAGGGGAAGAATCTACAGGAATTTATGCAAAAAGAGGAGAAATCCTAAATAATGGAGATATTTCCATAGGAAAAAATTCAGTGGGACTTTATCTGACAGAAGATAACAGGGGAGCTTCAGATGCTGGAAAAGCCTATAATAATGGACTTATAACTTTGGGAGAAGGTTCAAGCGGTATGCTTTACAGAGCAGATACAACTGGAGCATATTCATCCTTGACGGGTGGACTATACAATAATAAAAAAATAATTTCCAGTTCTAAAAATACAATTGGAATGAATTTTGAAAGTCCACTTGGCTCTAAGGAAGTAGTAAATGGGACAACAGGAGAAATTGAACTGACTGGAGAAAATGCAGTTGGAATATTTGCTTTGGGTACTGGAAACTACAATATTAAAAATTTTGGGAAAATTACAGTAAGCTCTGCCGCATCAGCAAATAGCCCTACAATGGCAATTTATACAAACAACAAAAACAGCGTGATAGAAAATACTGGAAGCATAACTGGTGGAGATAAATCGCTTGGAATTTACGGATATTCTATAAATACTCAAAATACGTCTAATATTTCAATTGGAAAAGCTGGGACAGGAATTTATTCTCTAGGTGGAAACTTAAATTTAAAGGGAAAATTAACGATTGGAACAGATGAAGCAAAAGGTGTTCTTATAACTGGAGATAACCAGACAGTAAACAATGATTTATCTGTAATTAATTTAGATGATAATTCCTTTGCTTTTATCAATACTGGAAACAATAACCAGATAATCTCTAATACTCCAAATGTTTCCCTAAAAAATAAAAATATATTTTTATATTCTGAAAAATCAACAGGAAACATAATAAACAACACAAAAATTAAAACAACAGGAAATCAAAATTATGCAATTTACACAGCCGGAACTGCATCAAATAAAGCCGAACTTGATTTGAGACAAGGTACTGGAAATGTCGGAACTTACAGTATGGGAGGACAACTTGTAGATAATTTTTCAATAATAAAAGTCGGAGAATCAAAAGTAAAGGAAAAACTTTATTCAATCGGAATGGCTGCGGGATATTATGATAAAGATAATGATGTTTCTGTTTATACTGGAAAAATTGAGAATACAAATACTGGAAAAATTGAAGTGACTGGAAAGCATGGAATTGGAATGTACGCGGTTGGAAATGGTTCAGTTGCCATTAATAACGGAGAAATTCATTTATCAGGAAAAAATTCCATAGGTATGTTTTTAGATCAGGAAGCAGTTGGAATTAACAATGGATTAATTACAGCTACAGCAGAGGCAATTGGAGCTACTGGAGCAGTTGTCACAAACAGGGCAGTCTTTAAAAATTATGGAACAATTCGTATTCTTCCAAAAGCAGGAGTTGGAGTCCTAGTTAAGAGAGATGGAGTTCTGGAAGAATATTCATCCCCTTCGGCAACTGTACCACAGGAAGGAAGTTCTAATATTACAGCCGAAGTAAGAATTTTAAGACCAAAACTTCCAAAAACTGGGAAAGAAATATCTGATGGAAGTGTTGAGATCATATCTCCAGCAGGAGACCAGATACCAGAGATAAAAATCAACGGAAGAACGGTAAATCCTGTAGAGCTTGATATAGATACTAATTCGTCAGCAACAAAACTTATTACTGAAGGTAATTCCGTTACCCAAATTACAGATCCAGAAAATAACGACCAGAACACAAACAGACCTATTAGTAAAATTGGAATGTATATAGATACTTCAGGGATAAAATTCACTAATCCCATCCAAGGTTTAAACTATCTTTCAGAAGAAACAGAAGTTGATTTAATACTTGGAACAGAAGCTTCAAAATATACGAATTCTAAAGCCATAAAAATCAAGGAAAATATATTAGAGCCATATAATAATACAATTTTCTCAAATCCTCAGATTAAGAAATGGAACATTTATTCAGGTTCATTGACTTGGGTAGGAACCGTTCAAACAGATGTAGACGGCGAACAGTTAAAATCAGTTTATCTAGCAAAAATACCGTATACTTCCTTTGCTAAAAATAAAGACGTATATAATTTTTCAGATGGTCTGGAACAAAGATACAATATGAATGCTCTTGGTTCAAGGGAGAAAGAATTGTTTAACAAATTAAACAATATTGGGAAAAATGAAAAAACATTATTGGCACAAGCATTTGATGAAATGATGGGACATCAATATGCCAATATTCAACAAAGATTATACGAAACTGGAAACTTGATTGACAAGGAAATTTTCAACTTATTCAAAGAATGGGATACAAAATCTAAACAATCCAATAAAATAAAGACATTTGGAATAAGAGATGAATATAAAACTAATACTGCGGGAATCATTGACTATACAAGCAATGCCTATGGTGTGGCTTACATTCATGAAGATGAAGAAGTCAAGATGGGTAATTCAAGCGGATGGTATGCTGGAGCAATAACAAATAAATTCAAATTCAAGGATATTGGAAAATCAAAAGAAAATCAGACAATGCTTAAATTTGGATTATTCAAAACAATATCACCAAAAATAGATCATAATGGAGCATTACAATGGACAATTTCAGGAGATATATCCGCTGGAGTTAATAATATGAAACGTAAATTTCTAATAGTTGATAATATTTTTGAAGCTAAATCAACTTATCATTCTTATGGTACAGCTGTTAAAAATGAATTAAGTTATAACATAAGAATGAGCCAGAGAACGCACTTACGTCCGTATGGAGCATTAAAAATGGAATATGGAAAATTTAATGACATAAAAGAGAAAACAGGGCAAATGAGATTAGAAGTAAAAGGAAATGACTATTTTTCTGTAAAACCTGAGATCGGAATGGAATTTAAATATATTCAACCATTAAAAGTAAAAACTAATTTATCAGTAGGCTTAACAGCGTCTTACGAAAATGAAATTGGTAAACTTCAAGATAAAAATCAAGCAAGAGTAGGATATACAAGAGCTGGAAAATATAACTTGGAAAAAGAAAAAGAAGATAAACGTGGAAATGGTAAAATTAATTTAAATATAGGAGTTGAAAATACTAAATTTGGAGTTACTGTAAATACTGGATATGAAACTAAAGGTAAAAATATACAAGGTGGTATTGGGTTTAGGGCAATTTATTAA